Proteins encoded by one window of Gammaproteobacteria bacterium:
- a CDS encoding Fic family protein: MLKTNTLQITPQILNLIAKIDEFKGAWRALGTLAPERLSALRRVATIESIGSSTRIEGSKLSDREVELLLSKLEIKSFASRDEQEVAGYAELMDVVFSSWQSIPFTENHLKQLHQILLRYSEKDDWHRGSYKTNANNIVAFDENGVQIGIVFQTASPFDTPRLMTDLLTWVNEEREASHLHPLLIIALYVVVFLEIHPFQDGNGRLSRVLTTLLLLQAGYVYVPYSSLESVIEQNKEAYYLALRQTQSTIRNDSPNWQPWLIFFLSSLADQVERLTKKVKREKIVLAAMPELSLQIVEFAREHGRITIGEAIKLTNTSRNTLKQHFRTLVERGTLNQHGSGRGVWYTLR, translated from the coding sequence ATGCTGAAAACCAACACCCTCCAGATCACCCCTCAAATCCTCAATCTCATCGCCAAAATCGATGAGTTTAAAGGCGCGTGGCGCGCTTTGGGGACGCTGGCGCCCGAGCGTTTATCGGCGCTGCGGCGGGTTGCTACTATCGAAAGCATCGGTTCTTCCACGCGCATCGAGGGCAGCAAGCTGTCCGATCGAGAGGTGGAACTGCTGTTATCTAAGCTTGAAATCAAATCTTTTGCTTCCCGCGACGAACAAGAAGTAGCGGGTTATGCGGAGCTGATGGATGTGGTGTTTTCGTCTTGGCAATCGATTCCATTCACTGAAAACCATCTTAAACAATTGCATCAAATCCTACTGCGCTATAGTGAAAAGGACGATTGGCATCGCGGTAGTTACAAAACCAACGCGAACAATATCGTTGCTTTCGACGAAAACGGTGTGCAAATTGGCATCGTGTTTCAAACCGCCTCGCCTTTTGATACGCCGCGCTTAATGACAGACCTGTTGACGTGGGTGAATGAAGAACGCGAAGCGTCCCACTTACATCCGCTGCTAATTATCGCGCTATATGTTGTGGTATTTTTGGAAATCCATCCTTTCCAGGATGGCAATGGCCGATTAAGCCGAGTGTTAACCACGCTTTTGCTGTTACAAGCGGGTTATGTTTATGTGCCATATAGTTCGCTAGAAAGTGTGATCGAACAAAACAAAGAAGCTTATTATCTAGCGTTGCGGCAAACACAAAGCACCATTCGCAACGATTCGCCGAACTGGCAACCATGGCTTATATTTTTTCTCAGCTCGCTTGCCGACCAAGTTGAACGGCTTACCAAAAAAGTGAAACGCGAAAAAATCGTGCTAGCGGCTATGCCAGAATTATCTTTGCAAATTGTAGAATTCGCGCGCGAACATGGTCGCATCACTATTGGCGAAGCGATTAAACTCACTAATACTAGTCGCAATACACTGAAACAACATTTTCGAACACTTGTTGAGCGTGGCACACTAAACCAACATGGTAGTGGTCGCGGTGTTTGGTACACCTTACGCTGA
- a CDS encoding DNA alkylation repair protein, with amino-acid sequence MAEPLKNHFGVDVPKKIAAMISAVYPRFPTEAFITDALTGYQALELMPRGWHIAHVLRRHLPQDYAKAAEILMASLGAKLTQTDNNGMAPFLYMPHAFFVAEYGLDHFEISMQAQYELTQRFTAEFSIRPYLMQHQAKTLARLREWTKDENASVRRLVSEGTRPRLPWAPRLREFQRDPTPVLALLECLKDDPALYVRRSVANNLNDIGKDHPDILVKTAKSWMQDADENRRWIVRHALRSAVKNADAAALQILGFSKSKTLLTQNAKIKPKRAAIGEAVVISFEIQNKSTKPQSALVDFCIHFVKANGKTSAKVFKLKKLVLAPGEICALSKKISLKEMTTRKHYAGLHKVNLLINGASSSLGEFYLRI; translated from the coding sequence ATGGCTGAACCTTTAAAAAATCATTTTGGCGTAGACGTACCGAAAAAAATCGCAGCAATGATCAGCGCAGTTTATCCACGTTTTCCTACAGAGGCATTTATTACGGATGCGCTCACGGGTTATCAAGCATTAGAGTTAATGCCGCGTGGTTGGCATATCGCGCATGTTTTACGTCGGCATTTGCCGCAGGATTACGCAAAGGCTGCTGAAATATTAATGGCGTCGCTGGGAGCCAAACTAACGCAAACCGATAACAATGGCATGGCACCTTTTTTATATATGCCGCATGCATTTTTTGTTGCTGAATATGGTTTAGATCATTTTGAAATTTCGATGCAAGCGCAGTATGAATTAACTCAGCGTTTCACTGCTGAATTCAGTATTCGTCCTTATCTTATGCAGCATCAAGCAAAAACCTTGGCGCGTTTGCGCGAGTGGACAAAGGACGAAAACGCATCTGTGCGACGCCTGGTTTCTGAAGGCACACGGCCGCGTTTGCCATGGGCACCACGTCTGCGTGAATTCCAACGTGATCCGACACCTGTTTTAGCTTTGCTTGAATGTTTAAAAGATGATCCCGCTTTATATGTGCGGCGTTCGGTGGCTAATAATTTAAATGATATTGGCAAAGATCATCCCGATATACTAGTTAAGACTGCCAAAAGCTGGATGCAGGATGCGGATGAAAATCGTCGCTGGATTGTGCGGCATGCTTTACGTTCAGCGGTTAAAAATGCAGATGCTGCGGCATTGCAGATTTTAGGTTTTAGCAAAAGCAAAACGTTGTTGACGCAGAATGCCAAGATTAAACCTAAGCGTGCGGCAATAGGCGAAGCGGTGGTTATTAGTTTTGAGATTCAAAACAAATCAACTAAACCGCAATCAGCACTAGTAGATTTCTGCATACATTTTGTAAAAGCCAATGGCAAGACTAGCGCCAAAGTATTTAAGCTTAAAAAACTGGTTTTAGCGCCGGGTGAAATATGCGCGCTTAGCAAAAAGATTTCTTTAAAAGAGATGACGACTCGCAAGCATTATGCGGGGCTACATAAAGTAAATTTATTAATTAATGGCGCTAGCTCGTCATTGGGTGAGTTTTATTTACGCATATAA
- a CDS encoding NADP(H)-dependent aldo-keto reductase, protein MRYHQLGHSDLSISAIGLGTMTWGEQNSETEAHAQLDYALSQGINFIDSAEMYPVPPKQTTQGSTERYIGTWINKRNKRDDFILATKAAGPGRDMDYLRGGPLFNAPQLNQAVDDSLRRLQTDYIDLYQLHWPERPANYFGKLGYAHKDTPISTSILETLQALATLVQTGKIRYIGISNETPWGVMQYLQLAQQHNLPKIVSIQNPYNLINRSFEIGLAEMSHRENLPLLAYSPLAFGLLSGKYAQGKKPANARLTLFNRFQRYNNAQGHEAAAAYTALAQENNLTPVQMALAYVISRPFVASTLVGATALTQLAENISSLNVVLSTELLNAIDTIHIRYPNPCP, encoded by the coding sequence ATGCGTTACCATCAATTAGGCCACAGTGATTTATCAATCTCCGCGATTGGTTTAGGAACGATGACCTGGGGCGAACAAAATAGCGAAACAGAAGCACACGCGCAATTAGATTATGCGCTGAGCCAAGGCATCAATTTTATTGATAGCGCAGAAATGTATCCGGTGCCGCCGAAGCAAACAACACAAGGCTCAACCGAGCGTTACATTGGCACGTGGATAAATAAACGTAATAAGCGTGATGACTTTATACTGGCCACCAAAGCCGCAGGCCCAGGCCGCGATATGGATTATTTGCGCGGAGGCCCGCTTTTTAATGCGCCGCAACTTAATCAAGCCGTTGATGATTCATTGCGGCGTTTGCAAACAGACTACATAGACTTGTATCAATTGCATTGGCCAGAACGCCCGGCGAATTATTTTGGTAAGTTGGGTTATGCGCATAAAGACACGCCCATTAGCACCAGCATATTAGAAACCTTGCAAGCACTAGCAACACTTGTGCAGACGGGAAAAATACGTTACATCGGCATTTCAAATGAAACCCCTTGGGGTGTAATGCAATATTTGCAATTAGCGCAACAACATAATTTACCTAAAATTGTTAGCATCCAAAATCCGTATAACTTAATAAATCGCTCATTTGAAATTGGTTTGGCAGAAATGAGTCATCGTGAAAATTTACCGCTATTAGCGTATTCGCCTTTAGCGTTTGGATTGTTAAGTGGGAAATATGCGCAAGGCAAAAAACCTGCAAATGCGCGGCTGACTTTGTTTAATCGTTTTCAACGTTACAATAATGCACAAGGTCATGAGGCCGCTGCGGCATACACAGCGCTCGCACAAGAAAATAATCTAACACCCGTGCAAATGGCATTGGCCTATGTTATTAGCCGACCTTTTGTAGCGAGCACACTAGTGGGCGCAACTGCGTTAACCCAGCTTGCTGAAAACATTAGCAGTCTTAATGTTGTATTATCGACAGAGTTATTAAATGCAATAGACACTATTCATATTCGTTATCCCAATCCCTGCCCATAA
- a CDS encoding phosphoribulokinase, producing the protein MSKKHPIVAVTGSSGAGTSSVRVAFEHVFHRENIQAAFVAGDSFHYYNREEMRVAIRKAHAANKNLSHFGPEGNLFKKLESLFKSYGETGAGTIRHYLHDDKEALRFVPQKPGEFTPWANMPEGSDLLLYEGLHGGVVTDEVDVAQHVDLLIGVTPTVNLEWIQKIHRDSEQRGYTTEDSVATILRRMNDYVRYITPQFSRTDINFQRVPTVDTSNPFIARDVPTLDESLVVIRFDQPEKFEVSFPYLLQMIDNSFMSRRNTIVIPGPKLIFAMELIFTPTIKRLVDQARALK; encoded by the coding sequence ATGTCTAAAAAACATCCTATAGTGGCAGTGACTGGTTCCTCGGGTGCGGGTACTTCTTCAGTGCGTGTGGCGTTTGAGCATGTTTTTCATCGCGAAAATATCCAAGCAGCATTTGTAGCCGGCGATAGTTTCCATTATTACAATCGTGAAGAAATGCGTGTGGCAATTCGTAAAGCGCATGCGGCGAATAAAAATTTAAGTCATTTTGGCCCCGAAGGTAATTTATTTAAAAAACTCGAAAGCTTGTTTAAAAGCTATGGCGAAACGGGTGCAGGTACGATTCGTCATTATCTGCATGATGATAAAGAAGCGCTGCGTTTTGTACCGCAAAAACCCGGTGAATTTACGCCATGGGCAAATATGCCGGAAGGCAGTGATTTATTATTGTATGAAGGTTTGCATGGCGGCGTAGTGACGGATGAAGTTGATGTGGCGCAACATGTGGATTTATTAATTGGCGTAACGCCCACCGTTAATTTGGAATGGATACAAAAAATTCATCGTGATAGTGAACAACGTGGTTATACCACCGAAGACAGTGTTGCGACTATTTTACGCCGTATGAATGATTATGTGCGTTATATCACCCCACAATTCAGTCGCACTGATATAAATTTTCAGCGCGTGCCTACCGTCGATACTTCAAATCCTTTTATTGCACGCGATGTACCGACATTGGATGAAAGCTTAGTTGTCATTCGTTTTGACCAACCGGAAAAATTCGAAGTGAGCTTTCCGTATTTACTACAAATGATTGATAATTCATTTATGTCGCGGCGTAATACCATTGTAATTCCAGGACCAAAATTAATTTTTGCGATGGAACTTATTTTTACGCCCACCATTAAACGTTTGGTCGACCAAGCGCGAGCGCTAAAATAA
- the trmB gene encoding tRNA (guanosine(46)-N7)-methyltransferase TrmB, with protein MNDITQRTLRKIRSFVLREGRLTLGQQRALKELLPRFGLSISTEQKFNFDIIFNRHAPVILEIGFGNGESLAQQALQNPHLDFIGIEVHKPGIGHLLMRLEELQLTNVRVLNTDAVEVLQHAIAAHSLHGVQLFFPDPWHKKKHHKRRIVQSAFIEQLHILLATNGWFHVATDWTDYAVHTQNVMMAFDVFEKRTVEYAIARPETKFERRGLRLGHEVTDLVYRKK; from the coding sequence GTGAATGATATAACCCAACGAACGCTGCGCAAAATCCGCAGTTTTGTATTACGCGAAGGCCGTTTAACGCTAGGTCAGCAACGCGCATTAAAAGAATTACTGCCGCGATTCGGCTTAAGTATTTCCACTGAGCAAAAATTTAATTTCGACATCATTTTTAATCGCCACGCGCCGGTCATTTTAGAAATTGGTTTTGGTAACGGCGAATCCTTAGCGCAACAAGCGTTACAAAACCCACACCTAGATTTTATCGGCATAGAAGTGCATAAACCTGGCATCGGTCATTTGTTAATGCGCTTAGAAGAATTACAACTGACGAATGTGCGCGTGTTAAACACAGACGCGGTTGAAGTGTTGCAGCACGCGATAGCCGCGCACAGTTTACACGGCGTGCAATTATTTTTTCCTGATCCATGGCATAAAAAAAAGCATCATAAGCGTCGTATCGTACAGTCTGCTTTTATTGAGCAGTTGCATATTTTGTTAGCCACAAATGGTTGGTTTCATGTAGCAACGGATTGGACGGATTATGCTGTACATACCCAAAATGTCATGATGGCGTTTGATGTGTTTGAAAAGCGCACTGTTGAATATGCTATTGCCAGACCGGAAACTAAATTTGAACGGCGCGGTTTACGTTTAGGTCATGAAGTGACGGATTTAGTGTATCGCAAGAAATAG
- a CDS encoding thiazole synthase, translated as MSNTDKLIIGKYSFQSRLLVGTGKYKDFVETEQAIRMSGAQIVTVALRRTNIGQNPGEPNLLDIIPPTEFTLLPNTAFCYTAEDAVRTCRLARELLDGHTLVKLEVLGDQTTLYPDITQTLKAAEILVKEGFDVMVYTSDDPIIAKELEKIGCVAVMPLAAPIGSGLGIQNKYNLLTIIENANVPIIVDAGVGTASDATIAMELGCDGVLMNTAIAAAKNPVLMASAMKKGIEAGREAFLAGRMPRRRYASASSPIDGTFF; from the coding sequence ATGTCAAACACCGATAAACTTATTATTGGCAAATATAGTTTTCAATCGCGTCTCTTAGTAGGCACGGGCAAGTACAAAGATTTTGTTGAAACCGAACAAGCTATTCGCATGAGCGGCGCGCAAATTGTAACCGTCGCGTTGCGCCGTACCAACATTGGCCAAAATCCTGGCGAGCCTAATTTATTAGATATCATTCCGCCAACAGAATTTACTTTATTACCTAACACCGCATTTTGTTATACCGCAGAAGATGCCGTGCGCACTTGCCGCTTAGCGCGTGAATTGCTCGATGGCCATACATTAGTAAAACTAGAAGTGCTCGGTGATCAAACCACCTTATATCCTGATATTACTCAAACCTTAAAAGCCGCAGAAATTTTAGTCAAAGAAGGTTTTGATGTGATGGTGTACACCAGCGACGATCCCATTATCGCTAAAGAACTAGAAAAAATCGGTTGTGTTGCTGTCATGCCACTCGCAGCCCCCATAGGCTCAGGCCTCGGCATACAAAATAAATATAACTTATTAACGATTATCGAAAATGCAAACGTTCCCATTATTGTTGATGCCGGTGTCGGCACTGCATCAGATGCAACCATTGCAATGGAATTAGGTTGTGATGGCGTGTTAATGAACACCGCGATCGCTGCTGCAAAAAATCCTGTGCTAATGGCATCTGCAATGAAAAAAGGCATAGAAGCGGGCCGTGAAGCATTTCTTGCGGGACGCATGCCACGTCGACGTTATGCATCAGCGTCATCGCCGATTGATGGCACATTTTTTTAA
- the thiS gene encoding sulfur carrier protein ThiS — translation MRITVNGEAKELSANTTVKDLLQLMDLVNRRLAVEINLEILPRSRYDEYRFQENDRVEIVHAIGGG, via the coding sequence ATGCGCATCACGGTTAATGGCGAAGCCAAAGAACTTTCAGCGAACACCACCGTAAAAGATTTATTACAGCTAATGGATTTAGTGAATCGACGTTTAGCGGTGGAAATTAATTTAGAAATATTACCGCGTAGTCGTTATGACGAATATCGCTTCCAAGAAAACGATCGCGTAGAAATTGTGCACGCCATAGGCGGAGGATGA
- the ccmI gene encoding c-type cytochrome biogenesis protein CcmI: MTAVFWLICIVMVAAAIYFVIRGAYQNPRLIASADRKQQILDIYREKFAFLEKRYAAGELDAALYARNKSDLEHALLEDLPTDVLEENTVNKQTVGALAWVLGIGIPLVGIGLYLKLGEPNAIVNPQAQAQEHGQNDSVDQMTAGLEQRLAENPNDVSGWMLLARTYLQTGQLIKGREALQRAVALNPNNPDALFQLADVSTTTQNGSFAGEPRKLIEQALAIDPTSQYGRWLLGLAKEEAGDKKGAIAIWQKLLEEGVPPTQLNMVQQRIIAAGGKVKDVQAAPAEPAEPAANAPQAASGKGPGVTVKVSLSPALKAKASPSDRLFVFAKAKSGPPMPLAAFRGTIADLPLTIYLDDSKAMMPQMLISAFPEVVVGARLSKGSQPTATSGDLQSPLSMAVKPSDAATVELVISEIVP; the protein is encoded by the coding sequence ATGACAGCGGTCTTTTGGTTGATTTGTATAGTAATGGTTGCCGCAGCAATTTATTTTGTTATTCGCGGCGCTTATCAAAACCCTCGACTAATAGCGAGTGCCGATCGCAAACAACAAATTCTCGACATTTACCGAGAAAAATTTGCGTTCCTTGAAAAACGTTATGCGGCCGGTGAATTAGACGCGGCTTTGTACGCACGTAACAAAAGTGATTTAGAACATGCTTTATTAGAAGATCTACCGACTGATGTACTGGAGGAAAACACTGTGAATAAACAAACTGTTGGCGCGCTTGCCTGGGTACTCGGTATTGGCATACCGCTAGTAGGCATTGGCTTATATTTAAAATTGGGCGAGCCTAATGCGATTGTTAATCCGCAGGCACAAGCTCAAGAACACGGTCAGAATGATTCGGTTGATCAAATGACTGCAGGTTTAGAACAACGTTTGGCAGAAAATCCAAATGACGTCAGCGGTTGGATGTTGCTCGCGCGTACATATTTGCAAACCGGTCAACTCATTAAAGGTCGTGAAGCATTACAACGCGCCGTTGCGTTAAATCCCAATAATCCGGATGCCTTGTTTCAATTAGCCGATGTTTCTACCACGACTCAAAATGGTAGCTTTGCAGGTGAGCCGCGCAAATTAATTGAACAAGCGTTAGCGATTGACCCTACTTCACAATATGGTCGTTGGTTATTAGGTTTGGCGAAAGAAGAAGCAGGCGATAAAAAAGGCGCTATCGCTATTTGGCAAAAACTTTTAGAAGAAGGTGTGCCGCCTACACAATTAAATATGGTGCAACAACGCATTATCGCAGCCGGTGGCAAAGTGAAAGATGTGCAGGCTGCACCAGCAGAACCAGCAGAACCAGCAGCCAATGCACCGCAAGCGGCGAGCGGCAAAGGTCCTGGCGTTACTGTAAAAGTCAGTTTATCGCCCGCACTTAAAGCGAAAGCCAGCCCTAGCGATCGTTTGTTTGTATTTGCTAAAGCGAAAAGCGGCCCGCCTATGCCATTAGCGGCGTTTCGTGGCACGATTGCGGATTTACCTTTAACCATTTATTTGGATGACAGCAAAGCGATGATGCCGCAAATGCTTATCTCCGCTTTCCCAGAAGTCGTGGTCGGCGCGAGACTTTCTAAAGGCAGCCAACCCACTGCAACCTCCGGCGACTTGCAAAGTCCTTTAAGCATGGCCGTTAAGCCGAGTGATGCTGCTACCGTTGAATTAGTTATTTCCGAAATCGTACCTTAG
- a CDS encoding cytochrome c-type biogenesis protein CcmH — protein sequence MKRLLLIMMSLVFILSSGAQAADEILTFSKDEYRERFHRLSQELRCLVCQNQSIADSSAGLANDLRAELYRMVESDMSEKEIIEFMTQRYGDFVLYRPPVKAKTAALWFGPFILAVVGVLGMIVFLRRRNRALAAAVPAKLNEEEQKRIQALLNNTDAGNAPKQ from the coding sequence ATGAAACGTTTGTTATTAATTATGATGAGTTTAGTTTTCATCCTTTCATCAGGTGCGCAGGCTGCCGATGAAATACTGACTTTTTCCAAAGACGAATATCGCGAACGTTTCCATCGCTTAAGTCAGGAATTACGCTGTTTAGTTTGTCAAAATCAAAGCATTGCAGATTCTTCTGCGGGTTTGGCTAATGACTTGCGTGCAGAACTGTATCGCATGGTTGAAAGCGACATGAGCGAAAAAGAAATTATTGAATTCATGACGCAACGTTATGGCGATTTTGTTTTATATCGGCCACCCGTAAAAGCAAAAACCGCAGCCTTATGGTTTGGCCCTTTTATTTTGGCCGTTGTGGGCGTGCTGGGGATGATCGTGTTTTTGCGGCGACGCAACCGAGCGTTAGCAGCAGCGGTGCCGGCAAAATTAAATGAAGAAGAACAAAAACGTATTCAAGCATTGTTAAACAACACTGATGCTGGCAATGCGCCTAAACAATAA
- a CDS encoding DsbE family thiol:disulfide interchange protein, with protein MRRWIFLIPLLIFFVVVGFLAQGLFLDPREVPSPLIDKPVPAFTLPTLHLEQADEVISPDYLKGQIYLLNVWASWCQQCLVEHPFFLQLSQYGVIPIYGFNYKDERSDGLAWLQQHGNPYTAVAFDYTGRVGLDLGVYGAPETFLIDKQGIIRYKHIGPVTPDAWSKEFAPRIKTLQEQL; from the coding sequence ATGCGGCGCTGGATATTTTTAATCCCGCTCCTTATTTTTTTTGTTGTAGTTGGATTTTTAGCGCAAGGTTTATTTCTTGATCCCAGAGAAGTGCCGTCGCCGTTGATTGATAAACCGGTGCCCGCATTTACGTTGCCAACCTTGCATTTAGAACAAGCTGACGAAGTTATTTCGCCAGATTATTTAAAAGGCCAAATTTATTTGCTCAACGTCTGGGCGAGTTGGTGTCAGCAATGTTTAGTTGAGCATCCTTTTTTCTTACAGTTATCGCAATATGGAGTCATACCAATTTATGGCTTTAATTATAAAGACGAGCGAAGTGATGGTTTGGCTTGGTTACAACAACACGGCAATCCTTATACCGCAGTGGCTTTTGATTACACCGGTCGCGTTGGTTTAGATCTGGGTGTCTACGGTGCGCCGGAAACTTTTTTAATTGATAAACAAGGCATCATTCGTTACAAACATATTGGCCCGGTCACGCCAGATGCATGGTCGAAGGAATTTGCGCCCCGCATTAAAACGTTGCAGGAGCAACTATAA
- a CDS encoding heme lyase CcmF/NrfE family subunit, producing the protein MIPEIGHFALIMAFTMALVQFLVPITGAWRGNVRWMQVAIPAARLQFAFLIISLLALTYSFIKFDFSIMYVASNSNSLLPWYYRISAVWGAHEGSLLLWAAIMGGWTFAVSHFTRTLPLSFSARVLGALGFASTGFIAFTLFTSNPFERLIPMPLDGNDLNPQLQDIGLIIHPPMLYMGYVGMVVPFAFAIAALLEGKIDAAWIRWTRPWTTVAWVFLTAGIALGSWWAYYELGWGGWWFWDPVENASFMPWLIATALIHSLAVTEQRGAFKAWTILLSIFAFSFSLLGTFLVRSGVLVSVHAFATDPERGVFILAFLAVVIGGALILFAWRSTAVSSGGQFSLFSKELLLLLNNVLLVVVCGTVFFGTLYPLFVDALGMGKISVGVPYFNAVFVPLMLPLAFLLGFGPMARWGKDDPLVLAARLRISAVLSILLGVAMVYILTHELRFMIVLATIIALWVMFSTLQNIALRISRQDIWGSLRKLPRGFVGMCLAHFGVGVFIIGAMAATTYKVEEDVKMYPGDTYLLAGYLFRFDGMDQREGPNYSVDYATMTIFKNNKQVMVLHPEKRHYPVQDKHMTEAGIGAGFFRDLYVSLADPVGNGGAWAMRLHFKPFQRWTWYGPLLMVLGGILAASDRRYRVRPTEKKDLAANDNKIATGDA; encoded by the coding sequence ATGATTCCAGAAATTGGCCATTTTGCCTTGATCATGGCATTCACAATGGCGTTGGTGCAGTTCCTCGTGCCGATTACAGGCGCATGGCGTGGCAATGTGCGTTGGATGCAAGTCGCTATTCCAGCCGCGCGTTTGCAGTTTGCTTTTTTAATTATTTCACTTCTTGCGTTAACTTATTCATTTATAAAATTCGATTTTTCGATTATGTATGTGGCAAGCAACTCAAATAGTTTGTTGCCATGGTATTACCGCATTTCTGCTGTGTGGGGTGCGCATGAAGGCTCGTTATTACTATGGGCCGCCATCATGGGTGGTTGGACTTTTGCGGTATCGCATTTTACCCGAACCTTGCCACTTAGTTTTTCTGCGCGCGTATTAGGCGCATTAGGTTTTGCCAGCACCGGTTTCATTGCATTTACTTTATTCACGTCGAATCCGTTCGAACGTTTAATTCCAATGCCACTCGATGGCAATGATTTAAATCCACAATTACAAGACATTGGTTTAATTATTCATCCGCCGATGTTGTACATGGGTTATGTTGGCATGGTAGTGCCATTTGCATTTGCAATTGCTGCATTGCTTGAAGGGAAAATTGATGCCGCATGGATTCGTTGGACACGACCTTGGACGACGGTTGCATGGGTATTTCTAACAGCCGGTATTGCCTTAGGTAGTTGGTGGGCGTATTACGAATTAGGTTGGGGCGGTTGGTGGTTCTGGGATCCTGTTGAAAACGCATCGTTTATGCCGTGGTTAATTGCTACTGCATTAATTCACTCGTTAGCGGTAACAGAACAACGCGGCGCGTTTAAAGCGTGGACTATTTTGTTATCTATTTTTGCATTTTCGTTTAGTTTGTTAGGAACGTTTTTAGTGCGTTCCGGTGTATTGGTATCAGTGCATGCGTTTGCTACTGATCCTGAGCGCGGTGTATTTATTCTCGCCTTCCTTGCTGTGGTTATTGGCGGCGCGTTAATTTTATTTGCGTGGCGTTCAACCGCTGTTTCAAGTGGCGGACAATTTTCTTTGTTCTCTAAAGAATTATTATTGTTATTAAATAATGTGTTGTTAGTAGTGGTATGCGGCACGGTATTTTTTGGCACGCTTTATCCTTTGTTTGTTGATGCTTTAGGCATGGGTAAAATTTCAGTAGGTGTGCCGTATTTTAATGCTGTGTTTGTGCCGTTAATGTTACCACTAGCATTTTTATTAGGTTTTGGACCGATGGCGCGCTGGGGCAAAGATGACCCCTTAGTGTTAGCGGCGCGTTTACGTATCTCCGCCGTCTTGAGTATTCTTTTAGGCGTAGCAATGGTTTATATTTTGACGCATGAATTACGCTTTATGATTGTGTTGGCGACGATAATTGCATTGTGGGTAATGTTTAGTACTTTACAAAATATTGCACTGCGCATTTCTCGGCAAGATATTTGGGGCAGTTTACGCAAATTGCCGCGCGGTTTTGTTGGCATGTGTTTAGCGCATTTTGGTGTTGGCGTATTTATTATTGGTGCGATGGCAGCGACCACGTACAAAGTCGAAGAAGACGTTAAAATGTATCCTGGTGATACGTATTTATTAGCCGGTTATTTATTTCGTTTTGATGGTATGGATCAACGCGAAGGGCCAAATTATTCGGTCGACTACGCCACCATGACTATTTTTAAAAATAATAAACAAGTAATGGTATTGCATCCTGAAAAACGGCATTACCCAGTACAAGATAAACATATGACAGAAGCTGGCATTGGCGCGGGATTTTTCCGTGATCTATATGTGTCTTTAGCGGATCCTGTGGGCAATGGTGGTGCATGGGCAATGCGCTTGCATTTTAAACCGTTCCAACGATGGACCTGGTACGGCCCATTATTAATGGTGCTGGGTGGTATTTTGGCTGCATCGGATCGTCGTTATCGTGTGCGTCCTACTGAGAAAAAAGATCTTGCCGCGAATGATAATAAAATCGCTACAGGAGATGCATAA
- the ccmE gene encoding cytochrome c maturation protein CcmE, whose translation MSPKQTRMVFVAVIVLGVAAATALALMAVEENKTFFYSSSQILAGEAPMNRTIRVGGLVEKGSVRRQEDGLTVEFGLTDTAKIITVQFKGILPDLFREGQSIIAIGKLINGNTVQAEEVLAKHDEKYMPPDVADALEKAAAEGKPINMANPHEVKKP comes from the coding sequence ATGAGCCCAAAACAAACTCGTATGGTTTTTGTAGCTGTGATTGTGTTGGGCGTTGCAGCCGCGACGGCTTTAGCCTTGATGGCGGTTGAAGAAAACAAAACATTTTTTTATAGTTCTTCGCAGATATTGGCCGGCGAAGCGCCGATGAATCGGACCATTCGTGTTGGTGGTTTAGTCGAAAAAGGCAGCGTGCGTCGTCAAGAAGATGGTTTAACGGTTGAATTTGGTCTAACGGACACTGCAAAAATTATCACCGTACAATTCAAAGGCATTTTGCCCGACTTGTTTCGTGAAGGTCAGAGCATTATTGCGATTGGCAAATTAATCAATGGCAATACGGTGCAAGCCGAAGAAGTATTAGCGAAGCATGATGAAAAATATATGCCACCTGATGTTGCTGATGCTTTAGAAAAAGCAGCAGCCGAAGGCAAGCCTATCAATATGGCTAATCCGCACGAAGTAAAAAAACCGTAA